From Apis cerana isolate GH-2021 linkage group LG10, AcerK_1.0, whole genome shotgun sequence, one genomic window encodes:
- the LOC108004368 gene encoding galactosylgalactosylxylosylprotein 3-beta-glucuronosyltransferase I, with the protein MTERTFLTDEFGTKFNMWGGFRYNRGFLILFLIHVIAFQCFIYYQERYKWQELRNTLESIIVEQRDIYGLTYSVIKRLEGHNMLNGEKQDLTKKPTIYAITPTFTRPVQKAELTRLSQTFLHIPNFHWIVVEDAERKTNLVTRFLENSGLIYTHLSAVTPPNYKLGRNDPNWKKPRGVEQRNAALRWLRENLKLTDKGIVYFADDDNTYSIKLFHEMEKINKVGVWPVGLVGGLMVEKPICDNMTNTIIGFNAAWKPDRPFPLDMAGFAINLQLLLENKNAVFSYDVQGGYQESEILSQIITRKELEPLADCCTKVYVWHTRTEPPQLNVEQMLIKKGKHSNIGIEV; encoded by the exons ATGACAGAACGTACATTTCTGACCGACGAATTCGgtactaaatttaatatgtgGGGTGGATTTCGTTATAACAGGGGCTTCCTAATATTGTTCCTGATTCATGTTATTGCatttcaatgttttatat atTATCAAGAGCGTTATAAATGGCAAGAATTAAGAAACACGTTGGAGTCAATAATTGTTGAGCAACGAGATATATATGGATTAACATATAGTGTAATTAAGAGGTTAGAAGGACATAATATGCTCAATGGAGAAAAACAGGATCTCACAAAGAAACCTACTATTTATGCCATCACTCCCACATTTACCAGACCTGTACAAAAAGCTGAACTAACACGATTATCGCAGACATTTTTGCATATACCAAATTTTCATTGGATCGTTGTCGAAGATGCGGAAAGAAAGACTAATCTTGTTACACGATTTTTAGAGAATAGTGGTTTAATTTATACGCATTTATCTGCAGTAACTCCacctaattataaattaggtCGAAACGATCCGAATTGGAAAAAGCCTCGTGGAGTCGAACAACGAAATGCGGCATTACGATGGCTTCGAGAAAATCTTAAGCTGACTGACAAAGGAATAGTATATTTTGCAGATGATGACAATAcgtattcgattaaattatttcatgag atggaaaaaataaataaagtcgGCGTTTGGCCAGTGGGTTTAGTTGGTGGTTTAATGGTTGAGAAACCGATATGTGATAATATGACTAATACAATAATTGGTTTTAATGCTGCCTGGAAGCCAGATCGTCCATTCCCATTGGATATGGCAGGTTTTGCAATCAATTTGCaacttttattagaaaataaaaatgctgtTTTTTCATATGACGTTCAAGGTGGATATCAGGAAAGTGAAATTTTGTCTCAAATCATCACTAGAAAGGAATTGGAACCATTAGCAGATTGTTGTACAAAg GTGTATGTATGGCATACACGAACAGAACCACCGCAATTAAATGTGGaacaaatgttaataaaaaaaggtaAACATTCAAATATAGGGATTGAagtgtga